A window from Caballeronia sp. Lep1P3 encodes these proteins:
- a CDS encoding heavy metal sensor histidine kinase, whose amino-acid sequence MKRFFPRTLRARLTVLIVVSTSTVLALSGLALYEALRSRIESTASEQMTSIMVALQGHFDAAKLADDIARNPEMWSDQLHDHPNMAMAIYDRNGRRLLGTPGFQPYGPARSDPAPPAGLSIARPGSKLRYLAASASLNASPEESVRVVLQYDGKNDAALLRAYAYTIVVIEVLGVMLASALAYGIAKFGLKPLRQLVARAEQMSTARLAHPLPSLDTSGELKELELAFNGMVERLNESFTRLSEFSSNLAHDMRTPLTNLQAAAQVALSQERSADQYKDVIESSIDEFQRLSRMIEDMLFIARSERADALLKIRRLDAAQEAERVAGFYESLAEEAGVTIRVSGQARVDADLLLFQRALSNLISNSIAHAPRGSVINVKCEERADRVTVSVSDAGGGIESPHVDRIFDRFYRVDPSRHSQSSSSGLGLAIVRSIMDSHDGSCGVESRPNEETKFWLTFPRRAIEPAHRSF is encoded by the coding sequence ATGAAGCGATTTTTTCCACGGACTCTGCGGGCGAGACTGACCGTCCTTATCGTGGTCTCGACCTCAACGGTCCTGGCCCTTAGCGGCCTCGCGCTTTATGAGGCGCTGCGGAGCCGGATTGAGTCGACTGCGTCGGAGCAGATGACCAGCATCATGGTCGCGCTGCAGGGCCATTTCGACGCCGCCAAGCTCGCCGATGATATCGCACGCAATCCAGAGATGTGGTCGGATCAACTGCACGACCATCCGAACATGGCTATGGCGATCTACGATCGCAACGGCAGGCGCTTGCTGGGAACACCCGGGTTTCAGCCCTACGGTCCGGCGCGCAGTGATCCAGCACCGCCGGCTGGGCTCAGCATCGCGCGACCGGGATCGAAGCTGCGCTATCTCGCCGCCTCGGCGTCGCTTAACGCCTCGCCGGAAGAAAGTGTGCGCGTGGTCTTGCAGTACGACGGCAAAAACGATGCGGCCTTACTTCGAGCCTATGCTTACACGATCGTCGTGATCGAAGTGCTGGGCGTCATGCTGGCCTCTGCCTTGGCATATGGCATCGCAAAGTTTGGTCTGAAGCCGCTGCGCCAGCTTGTCGCACGAGCAGAACAGATGTCCACGGCTAGGCTCGCTCATCCGTTGCCGTCACTGGACACGTCGGGCGAGCTCAAAGAGCTTGAGCTCGCTTTCAACGGCATGGTTGAGCGGCTCAACGAGTCGTTCACACGACTGAGCGAGTTTTCGTCAAACCTTGCTCACGATATGCGAACGCCGCTTACGAACTTGCAGGCAGCCGCTCAAGTGGCGCTGTCTCAAGAGCGGAGCGCGGACCAGTACAAGGACGTCATCGAATCGAGCATCGATGAGTTTCAACGTCTTTCGCGCATGATTGAGGACATGCTCTTCATCGCGCGATCGGAGCGGGCGGACGCTTTGCTCAAGATTCGACGGCTCGACGCGGCGCAAGAGGCGGAGCGTGTGGCTGGCTTTTACGAATCCTTGGCGGAAGAAGCGGGCGTCACGATTCGCGTTTCCGGGCAGGCGCGCGTCGATGCGGACCTTCTCCTTTTCCAGCGCGCGCTAAGCAATCTTATTTCCAATTCGATCGCTCATGCGCCAAGAGGTAGCGTGATTAACGTCAAGTGTGAAGAGCGCGCTGATCGGGTCACGGTCAGCGTGTCGGATGCCGGCGGTGGAATCGAGTCGCCGCACGTAGACCGAATATTCGACCGGTTCTATCGAGTGGACCCTTCGCGGCACAGCCAATCATCGAGTTCAGGGCTCGGCTTGGCAATCGTGAGGTCCATCATGGACAGTCACGACGGAAGCTGCGGAGTCGAGAGTCGG